The Vallitalea okinawensis genome contains the following window.
TCATTTTCCACATCATCTGAAACAATATTCATCATAGGACATGTTCTAAGGTTGCCGTTATTGAAAAAGAAATCATTCGAAATAGAATAATACTTCGTAATCTTCTCAATGGGATTCATAGTGCTATCATTATCTATCTGTTCCAAAATGAATTTTACTTTTCTGTTGTAAAGCTTTATTGCTTCGATAACAAATGCATCTTTGTTTTCAAAGAAATTGTAAAAGGATCCTTTGGGAATCCCGCAAGATTTTAATACGTGCTGAACGCCTAACCCTGAAAACCCCTTCATCGTTAGAATTTCAACACCAGATTGCAGAATTTCCTCTCTATTGTATTTTGACATATTTCCTCCTAACCAAATATAAGACCGGTTTACTTATATACTACTTCTTCTTTCGATAATTGTCAATGAAAATCTAGACAAATTCTCATTGACAATAAATGAAAAATATATTAATATATAAATAAGTAATCCGGTCTAATTATTTTCCTCAGAAAAAGGTTACTATATCAATTTAAAAAATATAAATGAGAATAGGAGGCTTATAATGAGTCAATCACAAAGATATCCAATAATTGATATCAACAAACATTTACAAGAAAATTGGACAGAACAAGAAACAGAAAATGCAAAAATCGTCGTGGACTTCTTTCAACATTTGATGAATGAACATGACTTTGACTACACGATAAAAAAATATGGTAATGGTTCATACACACAACACAACAGAGCTATACCAAATGAAATATCAGGACTTATTGGTTATGTGAAAACACTGACCAAAAGATTCCCAGAATATTCTTTTGATGTGAAGCGAATATATGCTGATGGTGATTTCATTCTCTTGCATAGTCATACCACAATGACGGCGAAGCACAGGGGCAATGAGAATAAAGGTTTCATTATTACTGATACATTTCGTTTAAAAGATGGAAAACTGGTAGAACACTGGGACGCAATCCAACCAATTGATACTTTCTCAAGACTGTTGTTCTTAATGACAGGAGGAAGTATCAATAATAGCAACCCAACTTTCTAACAAACTCATGTGGATCAAAGACCATCTCATTAAGGGATGGTCTTTAATTCAAGTAGATTTAATAAGATATGAACTCATGGTATAGTTCACCATCACACATTAGAAATAGTTTATACTGCACAAATGATTTCATCACAAAAACCCCTTTACTCGGTACATAACATTTTTTGTAAACCAAAATTCAACATCTTCTCTTCCAAAAAGTGATGGATTTTGGTAAGCACAGGCAAGGCACACACAACCCTGTCATAAAAAACTCACTTATTTGTGATACGGTTCACCGTTAATAATCCTAAATCCTCTATATACTTGTTCTAATAAAATCAAGCGCATAAGTTGATGAGGGAAGGTCATTTTAGAGAAGCTTAGTTTGGCATTAGCTCGATTTAACACTTCATCCGATATACCAATGGAACCGCCTATGATAAATACTAAATGACTGTTACCTTGAACAGCCAATTTTTGCATCCAATCTGCTAATTCTTCAGAAGCATATTGCTTTCCATCAATAGCTAGTGATATGACGAACTCTGTCCCTTTAATATGCTTTAGAATTCTATTACCCTCTTTATCTTTCAGCTGTTTTTCTTCAACACTACTCATATTATCAGGTGTTTTTTCATCTGCAACTTCTATCATGTCCAGCTTACAATACTTACTAAGTCGTTTCTTAAATTCATCTATACCTAACTTAAGGTACTTTTCTTTTATTTTTCCTACAGATATGATTGTTATTCTCATAAAGACTCCTACACTCCTATGACTTTGTGAAATTATTTCCTGGGACATATTTCTAATATGACATAATAATACTTATTCTTTTTTATAAAAGAAAAAAGCATAGTTTTTCAACTATGCGTCTTGTTTTACTCTCTTTATATCAGCACCGAGTCTTTCAAGGTTTTCAACCATATGTTCATAGCCTCTATCGATGTATTTTACGTTTGTAATTGTTGTTGCTCCTTCAGCTATAAGTCCTGCAATTACCATTGCAGCTCCAGCTCTTAAATCTGTTGCTTTTACCTTTGCACCAGATAAGCACTCTTTTTCGCCTTCGATGACAGCTAATTGACCTTCTACAACGATTTTAGCTCCCATTCTATTCAATTGATCAGTATATTGGAATCGACTTTCCCATACACTTTCAGTTATAATACTTGTACCATCTACACTAGCCAGAAGTACTGCCATTTGAGGTTGCATATCAGTTGGGAATCCTGGATAGGGTAATGTTTTTAATCTTATACTTTTTAGTGGTTCATCAGCTATTACTCGTATAGCTTCATCCTGTTCTTCTACCTTAACACCCATTTCAATGAGTTTAGCTGTAATAGCTTCCATGTGTTTAGGAATGACATTTTTTACGGTAACATCTCCACCAGTAATAACACCAGCGATCATGTATGTACCAGCTTCGATTTGATCTGGTATAATCATATAATTAGCACCATGTAATTCTTCAACACCTGTTATCTTAATAACATCTGTACCAGCACCTTTAACATTAGCGCCCATACTATTTAAGAAATTGGCTGTATCAACTACGTGAGGTTCTTTTGCTGCGTTCTCAATTATTGTAGTTCCTTTTGCTTTAACTGCTGCAAGCATTATGTTAATAGTAGCACCTACACTCACAACATCTAAATAAATGCTCGTACCAACTAATTCTTTCGCCTCAGCTTGGATAATTCCATGTTCTAGATTAACTTCAGCTCCTAAAGAATTAAAACCTTTGATATGTTGATCAATAGGTCTTGTCCCAAAGTCACATCCACCTGGAAAGGATACTTCAGCACGATTAAATCTACCTAATAAAGCTCCTAACAAATAATAAGATGCACGCATACCTTTTACACAATCATAATCTGCACAAACATTTTCCATATTACGACTATCTATTCTTAATGTATTGTTATCAACAAATTTTGCATCTACCCCTAAATAATTTAAAGCTGTTACAAGATTACTTACATCTTCGATATGGGGTACATTTTCTATTATACATACATCATTAACTAACAATGCCGCTGGAATGATAGCTACTGCAGCATTTTTAGCACCATTTATTGAAACATCTCCACTTAGTCTTTTTTTTCCGTTTATAATCAATTGATCCATTCTTGCACCTCAAATTTTATATTTTCCCCATCTATATATTATATCATTAAAATTGCATAAATTAAAGCTGAATTTTTGTTAATTTTGTGTAATTTCATTAGAGAAGGATTCTTCATCTATAATCTTCGTAATTTCATTGGTATATGCATCAACAAAAATGATTTGTGATTGTCCTGTATTAAGATTCATTAAAGGAATACGATAACTTGGATTTGCTGTAGCTTCATAATCAATGATAATGTTATTCGTATAATACCCTTTATCTATATCTTCTAATGCAAAATTAGCATTTTCATAATTTTCCTCAATATAGTATAATACATTATATAATACTTCATCAACTGGATAAATTTCTCTTTCACTTCCTAAGTACCCAGTAGGTGCATAATGTTCATATTCTGCTTCAATAATCCCCTCTTTAGTAACTATAACTTTTAAATAATTACTAAAGATTTTGTTACCTTTATATTCTTCACATAATGTTACTTCGTAAATTTCATTTTCTTTCTTCATATCATAAGCAAGATATACAAAATCATACTCATCATTAGTTAATAAAGAGGCGAACTTTTTGGCTAAAGTAATGGCTTCATCACGAATATTGTTTTTGTCATTAATATCAAACTTCCCATCTTCATTGACATAATTAATCCGTTGTTGATCAAAAATTAATTTTTCAACTTCGTTATTAATATTAGTATATGTTGTTTTGCCATTATCATAATTGCTTACTTTAGACTCTGCAGTAAAAACTTGGTCAGCAATTTCTTTTTCGTTAAAATGATATTCCTGCATCATAAGCTGGGACATAGGATAAAAATCATTAGGGTATTTTGTATAAATTGGCATACCATTATCGGATACAACTTCCTTTAATAGATTATTGTCATTTGAAGATAATGTATACCTATTTCTTTCAATAAGGTAATTGAATCCAAATAAAAATAAATTAATGAATAAAAAGATAGCGATTAAATATTTTTTAATTTTTATCCACTCCATATTATTCCTCCAACTCTATAGGAACTTTTATATTTTCTTCAGATCCAGTAAGTTCAATAATCCAATTCATTTCAATATTTTCTTCACCAACTTCAGTTACGTAGGCGATATATATATCTTCAATATGATCTTTTACAGCTTCACGGTCTAAAACATCATTATAATAGTCTTTAGAACTGATATTTTTGTTACTACCGTTAACTCCAAGTTGAATCATATACATTTTAGCATTTTCTACTTGATTACCACTGACAGTTACTTGTGCTGGGTATGTAAGTCCAATTTGATCTAAACCTTCAATAAGTAGTGGGTAATCATCTAATCGATATTCAAAGTAGAATGTTACTTCTTCTGCCAATCCAATTTCGTAGTTGACTAAATAAAATTCTTTCCATTTTGAATATTGCTTCATGAAGTCCATAGCTACATCATAAGCCTTTGATATTTCTTGTAACTTAACATCACTGTCTATAGTACGATTATACTCTAATAAACCGTCTATGTTATATTTTATACTTGCACTGCTATCCCAATACAAATAATATTGTTCGTTTTCATCTTTTGTATGCTGAGGTAGATGATTAAAGAAACTTTGGGCATACTCAGAAAACTCATCATTATCAACTTTATTTTTTGCTACAAAAGGTTTAATTATATCGATGAATTGACTGTCTTTTAAATAATAGGAACTTATGGATCTCGGTACTCTGAGGAATAAGTTTTGGCCTTCAAATTGCTTTTTATTCGTTTTTTCAGTTGACAAATAAGCGAATTCAATATTCACTTTTGTATCAAAATATTCGTCATAAATGACCTTATCTTCAATTTTATAAAGCTCATTAAATAGAGCAGAATCAATGGTCTGTGTTAATTGAATCATTTGCTTATTTTCGCTATTAATCAGATAGACATGGACATCTTGATTTGCAGTTTTAATAAGTTCAATAACAATTGTATCAATTCCACCTATAAGACTAATGTCTATTTTATTATCGATGTCAACTTCCTTATTATAAATGTCATTAGAAACGACATAGTCATACTTAAAGATTAGACTCCCTTGTACCCCTTCCCAGAAAGCATCATAGTCCACATCTAAAATCTGTTGCTCAGTACTGGTAAAAGATTTTAATATTTCAAGAGATTTTGTATAAAGTGTTTTATAGTCCCCACCTGAATTTTCAATAACAGCAAAACTTGGATCAGTGGATGATAAGTACACAATCATTTCTTGTGGTTGTGTAATATTATAAGTACTATCATTACCTTTTGAAGCATAGGAAACCGTATTAAAAGTACCAAAAATAACATCACGAGAAAAAGGGTTATAGTTTGATATACCATCAAACCATAACCTTCCTGTCTGATAAACACTTGTAAAAATTAATAACATTAAAACAACAGTATATAAATTATTCCGCAACTTGTTCATTGTGATCACCTTGATCATTAACCTCTTGAGCTGGTTTTAAAACTCTTATCACATCAAAGCCTTCTAGATAATTCTTTGTATCTTCTGATTTACGATTAACGATGAACTCTCTTGCATATTCATCTTCATCATAACGTACATAGATAATAATGATATATTTTAACTCTTCACTAGATGGATTGATTTTATCAATTCTTTCAGTAAAATCGGAACTGGATTCAATACCATTTAACTCGATAGTTATATCATACATTTCAGAAGCACCAATGATAGATGGTTGAATAGACATTGCCTGGTTACCATCTTCATCCATAACATAAATCTCAAGAATTGTTCCTTCAGAAGCTTCCATTGATAAAGTTTTATTCTCATTGAATGTAGAGGTTTCCAGATTGTCAAAACCCTCTGTTAAATAAAGTACATTTTCACCGATGGTATTAATGGCATCATTTTTCATTTGATCGTACTCTATTTCTTTTTCCTCAACCTCTTCTTCGGTTAAGTTTTCTTCTCCATCTTCGCTGGCAATGATGGTATAAAATTCTTGGTCTATTGCATCAAGTTGCTCTAAAAGAGCTTCCTTATCCTCTTGAATCAATTGCTGCAGTTTTTCAGCCTTTTCAGACATAGGGGTAGCAGCACTTGCATTAATCGTATACAAGCTCAAAGCGAATATGAATATTACTGTTGTGTAAATCAACTTACGCATACTTTCACCCCATCTATATTACAACATATTACAATTCAATTATATATTATTATTATTACGCTATTATTACAGCATTATAACTTTTAAATAACATCTCTTATCGGTAGATTTATACAGAAAGTTGACCCTTTCCCATAAACTGAATCCACTGTAATATGACCGCCATGATGTTCTACTATTTCCTTAACAATCGCCAATCCAAGACCTGTTCCTCCCATAGCTCTTGAACGAGCTTTATCTACACGATAAAAGCGTTCGAAGATACGTGGTAAATCTTCTTCAGGAATACCTAGTCCATCATCTTCGATGATAATTTGGACCATATCAAAATGTTGCCGCATATTAAGTTTTATAGTAGCATCTTCTGGGCTGTATTTAACCGCATTACTAATAATATTTTTAATAACTTGCTCTATTCTATGAGCATCACCGATAATATGGAACTTGTCATCTTTATTCGCAAAGACCATCTGCTGATTTTTCTTATCCGCAAGTATTTTATACTTATCATAACAATCTTCCATAAGTAGAGATAAGTCCATGGTTTTCATATTAAATTTAATTTGCTTATTATCTAATCGAGATAATTCCAACAAATCTTTCACTAGTGTAGTCATACGATCAGACTCATTATTAACTACCTGCAAGAAGTTTTCTGCTACATCTCGTTCATCTAATGCACCAGCTAATAAAGTCTCTGTATAACTCTTAATGGTCGTTAATGGCGTACGCAATTCATGTGATACATTAGCTACAAATTCTTTTTGCATTTCTTCTAGCTTCTTTTGCTCTGTCATATCCTGTAAAACTGTTATTAATCCAAAAGACTCGTTGCTTTTGTCAATGTATGTAGCGAAGCACGCATTAATGTATTGATCATTAATAGCTAGCATAAATGTTTGTAACGAATTCGTATCCATTTCTAATAAACTTTCAAAATTAATCTCACTATCTAATGGCTCAAAAATACTACCAAATGGCTTATCTGCAATTTTTAGTCCTAACATACTATAAGCAGCAGGATTGGCATGAATCAGCTCATTTTTTGAGTTAAACACCAATATACCGTCTGCCATATGGGCAAAGACGGTTTCAAGCTTGTTCTTCTCACTGGTTATTGCTGATAGT
Protein-coding sequences here:
- a CDS encoding TetR/AcrR family transcriptional regulator; protein product: MSKYNREEILQSGVEILTMKGFSGLGVQHVLKSCGIPKGSFYNFFENKDAFVIEAIKLYNRKVKFILEQIDNDSTMNPIEKITKYYSISNDFFFNNGNLRTCPMMNIVSDDVENEAIVQLIHSSIDMHKGFIAKWIESATTLELISNQIDPVRLTHMIYDNYHGAVLRMKYENSELPLNNFISNALPFYLR
- a CDS encoding nuclear transport factor 2 family protein, with protein sequence MSQSQRYPIIDINKHLQENWTEQETENAKIVVDFFQHLMNEHDFDYTIKKYGNGSYTQHNRAIPNEISGLIGYVKTLTKRFPEYSFDVKRIYADGDFILLHSHTTMTAKHRGNENKGFIITDTFRLKDGKLVEHWDAIQPIDTFSRLLFLMTGGSINNSNPTF
- the rlmH gene encoding 23S rRNA (pseudouridine(1915)-N(3))-methyltransferase RlmH → MRITIISVGKIKEKYLKLGIDEFKKRLSKYCKLDMIEVADEKTPDNMSSVEEKQLKDKEGNRILKHIKGTEFVISLAIDGKQYASEELADWMQKLAVQGNSHLVFIIGGSIGISDEVLNRANAKLSFSKMTFPHQLMRLILLEQVYRGFRIINGEPYHK
- a CDS encoding UDP-N-acetylglucosamine 1-carboxyvinyltransferase produces the protein MDQLIINGKKRLSGDVSINGAKNAAVAIIPAALLVNDVCIIENVPHIEDVSNLVTALNYLGVDAKFVDNNTLRIDSRNMENVCADYDCVKGMRASYYLLGALLGRFNRAEVSFPGGCDFGTRPIDQHIKGFNSLGAEVNLEHGIIQAEAKELVGTSIYLDVVSVGATINIMLAAVKAKGTTIIENAAKEPHVVDTANFLNSMGANVKGAGTDVIKITGVEELHGANYMIIPDQIEAGTYMIAGVITGGDVTVKNVIPKHMEAITAKLIEMGVKVEEQDEAIRVIADEPLKSIRLKTLPYPGFPTDMQPQMAVLLASVDGTSIITESVWESRFQYTDQLNRMGAKIVVEGQLAVIEGEKECLSGAKVKATDLRAGAAMVIAGLIAEGATTITNVKYIDRGYEHMVENLERLGADIKRVKQDA
- a CDS encoding sensor histidine kinase, producing MKTMDLSLLMEDCYDKYKILADKKNQQMVFANKDDKFHIIGDAHRIEQVIKNIISNAVKYSPEDATIKLNMRQHFDMVQIIIEDDGLGIPEEDLPRIFERFYRVDKARSRAMGGTGLGLAIVKEIVEHHGGHITVDSVYGKGSTFCINLPIRDVI